In Armatimonadota bacterium, the following proteins share a genomic window:
- a CDS encoding beta-galactosidase yields MLALCLLLAVGTTGLQDGWVTVRPPDTGEALVNPGMGWVLHYYDNIPENYGSRLEPSDTVDDFPGLSVVYLRIPWSYIELEEGHFNWSVLDTPAQRWIAKGKQVALRISCSESWTRWATPEWVHRAGARGYDFEPGVGVKEGGPYWEPDYDDPVFLQKLENFLAALAKRYDGNPEVAFIDVGSLGVWGEGHTFASTRRKISPETVKRHIDLHLKYFKRTLLAANDDFSFHGEETIDYAREKGLTLRDDSILVQGGENAYFHAGMAQAFWRDRPVILECEHYGPSKERGYWQDGSKYLQAVEEYHASYASIHWWPREFLQENRELIEKINRRLGYRLRLVEASWQRQVKVGDRWHLRWRWSNVGVAPCYRGGYPAITWKDEKGGVVAVLVDEGLNVRNLPVAPPDKAEAIESRASFALPFQLKPGVYSVYVSVGTLTGTPELALPLPGNDGQKRYLLGQVEVLH; encoded by the coding sequence ATGTTGGCATTGTGTCTGTTGCTGGCAGTAGGTACAACAGGGCTACAGGACGGGTGGGTTACTGTGCGTCCCCCGGATACCGGCGAGGCTCTGGTGAATCCGGGCATGGGCTGGGTGCTGCACTACTACGACAACATTCCCGAAAACTACGGGTCACGGTTGGAGCCTTCGGATACGGTGGATGATTTCCCCGGTCTCTCGGTGGTGTATCTACGCATTCCGTGGTCGTACATTGAGCTAGAGGAAGGGCATTTCAACTGGTCGGTGCTGGACACTCCTGCACAGCGCTGGATAGCCAAGGGCAAGCAGGTTGCCCTGCGGATTAGCTGCAGTGAGTCATGGACGCGCTGGGCGACCCCGGAGTGGGTACATCGCGCTGGAGCGAGGGGGTATGACTTCGAGCCGGGCGTGGGTGTCAAGGAGGGAGGACCTTACTGGGAGCCTGACTACGATGACCCCGTTTTCCTGCAGAAGCTGGAGAATTTTCTGGCTGCACTGGCAAAGCGGTACGATGGCAATCCCGAGGTGGCGTTTATCGACGTGGGTTCGCTGGGCGTGTGGGGTGAGGGACACACTTTCGCCAGCACCCGGCGCAAGATTTCGCCCGAGACGGTGAAGCGGCATATTGACCTGCACCTGAAGTACTTCAAGCGCACACTTCTGGCGGCGAATGATGATTTCTCCTTTCACGGGGAGGAGACGATAGACTACGCTCGCGAGAAAGGATTAACCCTCCGCGACGATAGTATTCTGGTGCAGGGTGGCGAGAACGCCTACTTCCACGCGGGCATGGCGCAGGCTTTCTGGCGCGATCGACCGGTGATTCTGGAATGCGAACACTACGGACCCTCTAAGGAGCGCGGCTACTGGCAGGACGGGAGCAAGTACCTTCAGGCAGTGGAGGAATATCATGCCAGTTATGCCTCTATCCACTGGTGGCCTCGCGAGTTTCTTCAGGAGAACCGCGAGCTAATAGAGAAAATCAATCGGCGTCTGGGCTACCGCCTGCGGCTGGTAGAGGCTTCGTGGCAGAGGCAGGTGAAGGTCGGCGACAGGTGGCATCTGCGATGGCGATGGAGCAACGTCGGCGTGGCGCCATGCTATCGAGGTGGTTACCCGGCAATCACCTGGAAGGACGAAAAGGGCGGTGTCGTGGCGGTACTGGTGGATGAGGGACTGAATGTGAGAAATCTGCCTGTTGCGCCGCCGGATAAAGCGGAGGCTATAGAGAGCCGGGCGAGCTTCGCGCTGCCTTTCCAGCTGAAGCCGGGCGTTTACTCGGTGTATGTTTCGGTGGGCACTCTGACGGGCACACCGGAACTCGCCCTTCCCCTGCCGGGCAACGATGGTCAGAAGCGTTACCTGTTAGGGCAGGTGGAGGTATTGCATTAG
- the thrS gene encoding threonine--tRNA ligase, with protein sequence MAQAMTDLETLRHSTAHLMAQAVCELFPGTKLAIGPPIEDGFYYDVDPPQPITGDDLPRIEERMREIVQRDLPIERIELPRIEALKLVRELGQDYKVEIIEEIPEEETISFYRQGDFIDLCRGPHVERTSQIKHFKLLSIAGAYWRGDARNKMLTRLYGTAWFTEEELQDYLRRMEEAKRRDHRKLGRELGIFLISPEVGSGLPLWLPKGAILRDTLETFLKKEQLKRGYLPVVTPHIGKLDLYKTSGHWYKYQESMFHPIQVENEEYMLKPMNCPHHIQIYKSETRSYRDLPLRLAEFGTVYRYEQSGELGGLTRVRGFTVDDSHIFVTPDQLEDEFKNVVELVLYVFERLGLEEYRARVGLRDPKSDKYVGSDEAWEQAQIAILQAVEHMGIQYTVAEGEAAFYGPKLDFLAKDCLGRMWQLGTVQVDYTLPERFDLEYIGPDGQPHRPVMIHRAPFGSLERLIGILIEHYGGAFPLWLAPVQVIVLPIADRHVPYARQIRQRLEEEGFRVEVDARNEKTGFKVREAELQKIPYMLVVGDRDMQNGTVSVRKRSAGDQGAMSLDAFIARLHEEVGGKVY encoded by the coding sequence ATGGCACAGGCGATGACGGACCTGGAGACGTTGCGCCACAGTACGGCGCATCTGATGGCTCAAGCGGTGTGCGAATTGTTCCCCGGCACCAAACTGGCTATCGGTCCTCCCATCGAGGACGGCTTCTACTACGACGTAGACCCTCCCCAGCCGATTACGGGCGATGACTTGCCTCGCATTGAGGAGCGCATGCGGGAGATCGTTCAGCGTGACCTGCCTATTGAACGTATCGAACTGCCGCGCATCGAGGCGTTGAAACTAGTGCGAGAGCTGGGACAGGACTACAAGGTGGAAATCATTGAGGAGATCCCCGAAGAGGAGACCATCAGCTTTTACCGACAGGGTGATTTCATCGACCTCTGTCGGGGACCGCACGTGGAGCGTACCAGCCAGATTAAGCACTTCAAGCTGCTTTCCATCGCGGGAGCATACTGGCGCGGTGACGCCCGCAACAAGATGCTCACCCGCCTCTACGGCACAGCATGGTTCACCGAAGAGGAACTGCAGGACTACCTGCGGCGCATGGAGGAGGCAAAACGCCGCGACCACCGCAAGCTGGGCAGGGAGCTGGGCATCTTCCTGATCAGCCCGGAAGTGGGAAGCGGTTTGCCCCTGTGGCTGCCGAAGGGTGCCATCCTGCGCGATACACTGGAGACGTTCCTGAAGAAAGAGCAGTTGAAGCGCGGATACCTGCCGGTAGTCACGCCGCACATCGGCAAGTTAGACCTGTATAAGACCAGCGGGCACTGGTATAAGTATCAGGAGAGCATGTTCCATCCCATTCAGGTGGAGAACGAGGAGTACATGCTCAAGCCGATGAACTGTCCGCATCATATCCAGATTTACAAGTCCGAGACGCGCAGCTACCGCGACCTGCCTCTGCGCCTGGCGGAGTTCGGCACGGTGTATCGCTACGAGCAGAGCGGCGAACTGGGTGGCTTGACGCGCGTGCGTGGGTTTACTGTGGATGATTCCCATATCTTCGTCACGCCGGATCAGCTGGAAGATGAGTTCAAGAACGTGGTGGAACTGGTGCTCTACGTGTTCGAGCGGCTGGGGTTGGAAGAGTACCGTGCGCGCGTCGGCTTGCGCGATCCCAAGAGTGACAAATATGTGGGCAGCGACGAGGCGTGGGAGCAGGCGCAAATCGCCATCCTGCAAGCCGTCGAGCATATGGGCATCCAGTACACCGTTGCCGAGGGAGAGGCGGCATTCTACGGACCCAAACTGGACTTCCTCGCCAAAGACTGCCTCGGCAGGATGTGGCAGCTGGGTACGGTGCAGGTGGACTACACGCTACCGGAACGGTTTGACCTGGAGTATATTGGTCCCGACGGTCAGCCGCACCGTCCGGTGATGATACACCGTGCACCGTTCGGTTCACTGGAGCGGCTTATCGGCATCCTAATAGAGCATTACGGCGGGGCTTTCCCGCTGTGGCTGGCGCCGGTGCAGGTCATCGTGCTGCCTATCGCCGACCGACATGTGCCCTACGCCCGGCAGATCCGTCAACGGCTGGAAGAAGAGGGCTTCCGCGTGGAGGTAGATGCCCGCAACGAGAAGACGGGCTTCAAGGTACGTGAGGCGGAGCTGCAGAAGATACCCTACATGCTGGTGGTGGGCGATCGCGACATGCAAAACGGCACGGTGTCGGTGCGTAAGCGCAGTGCAGGCGACCAGGGTGCGATGTCGCTAGACGCCTTCATCGCCCGATTGCACGAGGAAGTGGGTGGGAAGGTGTATTGA
- a CDS encoding oxidoreductase, whose protein sequence is MSTSKQITRRQFLKGAAVGAAAVAMPAVVPASVFGSAQRSAPSDRITLGFIGLGGMGTGHLNAFLGNGQVQVLAVCDVYAPHRDRSKRAVDNRYGNQDCAAYTDFRHLLDRKDIDAVVIATPDHWHTLISIMACESGKDVYCEKPLTLFVDEGKALVRAVRRYNRVFQVGSQQRSDYYFWLACMLVRNGKIGKVHTVRVNLPHGPDMDPQPDVEPPPDLDWNLYLGPAPWVPFNYARFLGNFRWFWDYSGGEMTDWGHHHFDIAQWGLGMDLSGPVSVEGRGVPPVKGLCETYVNFEVHYEYANGVHMIATTPERGVRFEGTDGYVHVWRGGIDTSPKELQQVTWGPNDIQLYRSLSHHQNWLDCIRTRKKPICDVEIGHRSVTVAHIGNIAMRLGRKLRWDPVKEQFVGDPEANRWLSRPYRAPWYLR, encoded by the coding sequence ATGAGTACAAGCAAACAGATCACGCGAAGGCAATTTCTCAAAGGGGCAGCCGTCGGCGCAGCTGCCGTCGCCATGCCTGCGGTAGTACCAGCCTCGGTGTTCGGCTCAGCACAGCGAAGCGCACCGAGCGACCGCATCACGCTGGGCTTCATCGGGCTGGGCGGCATGGGCACGGGACACCTCAACGCCTTCCTGGGCAATGGGCAGGTGCAGGTGCTGGCGGTGTGCGACGTGTATGCCCCCCATCGCGATCGCTCCAAAAGGGCGGTGGACAACCGATATGGCAATCAGGACTGTGCTGCCTACACCGATTTCCGCCACCTGCTAGACCGCAAGGACATCGACGCGGTAGTCATCGCCACGCCCGACCACTGGCACACGCTCATCAGTATCATGGCGTGCGAATCGGGCAAGGACGTGTATTGTGAGAAGCCATTGACCCTCTTCGTGGACGAGGGCAAGGCTCTGGTTCGGGCGGTACGCCGCTACAACCGCGTGTTTCAGGTGGGAAGCCAGCAGCGATCGGATTACTACTTCTGGCTTGCCTGTATGCTGGTGCGCAACGGCAAAATCGGCAAGGTGCATACCGTACGCGTGAACCTCCCGCACGGTCCCGACATGGACCCCCAGCCCGATGTGGAACCGCCTCCCGACCTCGATTGGAACCTGTACCTGGGTCCCGCTCCGTGGGTGCCGTTCAACTACGCCCGTTTTTTGGGCAACTTTCGCTGGTTCTGGGACTATTCCGGCGGCGAGATGACCGACTGGGGGCATCACCACTTTGACATCGCGCAATGGGGGCTGGGCATGGACCTCAGCGGACCCGTGAGCGTGGAGGGCAGGGGTGTACCGCCTGTGAAGGGGCTGTGTGAGACCTACGTGAACTTCGAGGTGCACTATGAATATGCCAATGGGGTGCACATGATTGCCACCACCCCGGAGCGGGGTGTGCGCTTTGAAGGCACAGATGGCTACGTGCACGTGTGGCGTGGAGGCATCGATACCAGCCCCAAAGAGCTGCAGCAGGTAACCTGGGGACCGAACGACATACAGCTGTATCGCAGCCTCAGCCACCACCAGAACTGGCTGGACTGCATTCGCACACGCAAGAAGCCCATCTGCGACGTGGAGATTGGACACCGCTCCGTGACCGTGGCGCACATCGGCAACATCGCCATGCGTCTGGGCAGAAAGCTGCGCTGGGACCCTGTCAAAGAGCAGTTCGTGGGCGACCCCGAAGCAAACCGCTGGCTCAGTCGCCCCTATCGCGCGCCGTGGTACTTGAGGTAG
- a CDS encoding sugar phosphate isomerase encodes MKLCLNATIGGYGNIHEFVARAKRHGYQAVEFSAEEIAGIIQHQGVNAARAIFEESGIEPVCFGLPVEWRKDHETLKEGLRELPRLARAAQAIGCTRTATWLPPSIDEFPAAYSVRMAERFREIARVLADFDVRLGLEWVGPATSRTRKYDWIHTMHQLLDFEAEIGAPNLGLLVDSFHWFCTEGTVEDLGRLNNQQIVHVHINDAPNKPPEEQIDFQRLLPGEGVIDLVGFLRALKRVGYDGGIAIEVFNEDLKAMAPDDAVAKAKQAYDAVWRKAFG; translated from the coding sequence GTGAAGCTCTGTCTGAATGCAACGATAGGTGGTTACGGCAATATCCACGAGTTTGTGGCGCGGGCGAAACGCCACGGGTATCAGGCAGTGGAGTTCAGCGCAGAGGAGATTGCAGGCATCATCCAGCATCAGGGAGTGAACGCTGCGCGGGCGATATTCGAGGAATCGGGTATCGAGCCGGTGTGTTTTGGCTTGCCGGTGGAGTGGCGTAAGGACCATGAGACGCTGAAAGAGGGTTTGCGTGAACTGCCTCGACTGGCGCGTGCGGCGCAGGCAATCGGTTGTACGCGTACCGCTACCTGGCTGCCTCCAAGCATCGACGAGTTTCCTGCCGCGTACTCGGTACGTATGGCGGAACGGTTCCGCGAGATTGCGCGCGTGCTGGCAGATTTCGATGTACGCCTCGGTCTGGAGTGGGTGGGACCGGCAACCTCGCGCACCCGCAAATACGATTGGATACACACCATGCACCAGTTGCTGGACTTCGAGGCAGAAATCGGTGCGCCGAACCTGGGGCTTCTGGTGGATAGCTTTCACTGGTTCTGCACAGAGGGCACGGTGGAAGACCTAGGGAGGCTAAACAACCAGCAGATTGTGCACGTGCATATCAACGATGCGCCCAACAAGCCGCCAGAGGAGCAGATAGACTTTCAGAGACTGTTGCCGGGCGAGGGAGTGATTGATCTCGTGGGGTTCCTACGTGCACTGAAGAGGGTCGGCTATGACGGAGGCATTGCCATTGAGGTGTTCAACGAAGATCTCAAAGCGATGGCTCCCGACGATGCGGTGGCGAAAGCGAAGCAGGCGTACGATGCTGTGTGGCGTAAGGCGTTCGGATAG
- a CDS encoding ribokinase, protein MRYDVCVYGTVCVDRIRRVQSLPPPGGYVEVLEERWMPGGEALNTAIALATWNVRVALVPNALGEDDLAEHLLNMLSAYPSLDLRFLRRHKDVQTPTCDVYVTPDGHRTMFGMGFAHMSVDTIPAQALLGVRAFTADANPGEASVRACEQAADAGVPVVAMDLHDSEQAGRVADILLTSYEWVGRDDDINVLKRIAAQYRERYGCTVILTAGAKGCVLAERERQDVEHIPAYRAPIVVDTTGSGDVFRAGLIYGRYMLEREIAWAIRFGSAAAALNAGAIGACAGVRPVNEIQQFMNTQHTI, encoded by the coding sequence ATGCGCTATGACGTTTGCGTATACGGTACCGTCTGTGTAGACCGTATCCGTCGTGTGCAGAGCTTGCCACCTCCCGGAGGGTATGTGGAAGTGCTGGAAGAGCGATGGATGCCCGGAGGCGAGGCATTGAACACCGCCATCGCACTGGCTACATGGAACGTACGGGTTGCCCTTGTTCCCAACGCGCTAGGGGAAGATGATCTGGCAGAGCATTTATTGAACATGCTGTCGGCGTATCCCTCGCTAGACCTGCGCTTCCTGCGCCGGCACAAGGATGTACAGACGCCTACCTGTGATGTGTACGTCACGCCAGATGGACACCGCACCATGTTCGGCATGGGTTTTGCACACATGTCTGTGGATACCATTCCTGCGCAAGCCTTGCTGGGTGTCAGAGCGTTCACCGCTGATGCGAATCCGGGTGAGGCGTCGGTGCGTGCTTGCGAGCAGGCAGCTGATGCTGGAGTGCCGGTTGTCGCGATGGATTTACACGATTCAGAGCAGGCGGGAAGAGTGGCGGACATTCTGCTGACCTCTTACGAGTGGGTGGGGCGCGATGACGATATCAATGTGCTGAAGCGTATCGCGGCGCAGTATCGCGAGCGATACGGTTGCACGGTTATTCTCACTGCAGGGGCGAAAGGATGTGTGCTAGCAGAGCGCGAACGTCAGGATGTGGAGCATATCCCGGCATACCGCGCGCCCATTGTCGTGGACACCACCGGCTCAGGAGACGTGTTTCGCGCTGGGCTGATTTACGGTCGGTATATGCTGGAACGTGAGATAGCATGGGCAATACGCTTCGGCTCGGCGGCAGCTGCGCTCAACGCCGGGGCGATAGGCGCGTGTGCGGGAGTGCGTCCAGTCAACGAGATACAGCAGTTCATGAACACTCAGCATACTATCTAG